The region CCTTCGCAAATGGGGGAGTTCACAAGTTAATATTTTACATGGATGGCCGCCTACCCCAGGTCAGCGGGAGGCTTTCCTGGGAGCCCTGCGGACGGTGGTGTTCTGGCTCAAGGCTGTGGCGGCAGGCACGCCAGGGTGTCGCAGAAGCCACgtagagaaggggaagcaggactGGTCATGGCCCAGCATGGGCCCCACCCGACTGGGCCCCGGGGAGACAAGACCAGGCCCCACAGTCATGCTCCAGAGAGGATCACCAGCTGGACCCCACACTGCGCAGGCCAGCCCATGACAGCCTTGAGCAGAGTCTGTAATGACAGCCATGTTATGGCAAATCTTTTATTAAATGGCCTTTTAAATTGTCCCCAGGACCATATTTGAGGAAAGGCCTCCAAATCCAGTGGCTAAAAACAAGTTCattgttaaaaaaggaaaaaacagcagAGATTGTGGGGGTAATGACTCACAGATGACTCATGAGGACAAAAATCAAAGGAATCAGGATGACAGCAGGTGGAAaccgggggaggggggcaccgcCGCTCCCTCTCACCCTCTGGGTTCACTTTGTTCCTCTTTGCCTCTGAACCACGCGTTCCTGCCCATCATCTCTGCAATCCCCAGCCAGCCACCCTGTCTCTAGCTGGTCTCTCCACATCGGTGTTCCAGACCCCCACACCCATCCTCCTCCCAGCATGGAGAGGGGCCGGACTATGAACTTTGCTCAAAACTTGCAGTCTTCCCACTGCGAGACCAGAATCTAGATTTACCATCTCAGTTTTGAGACCCCGTTGATCCATCCCTTGCTCCCTGTGTTCCAGACACGTGGGTGTCTAGTCAGCCCTCCTGCCACAGGAACTTTGcacttgctttcccctctcaGTGTAAAACActtctctcctttgctcctcCAGATCATCCCTTAGCTCCTGCGTCTCCTCTTCAGGAAAGCTCTTCCTGACCCTTCAGCTCTCTTGGGATCCCTGTTCTTTCCCTTCGCTGcaagtaaaatttctattttataattagaCATTTAAAAGGGTGAGTTTTGCCTCTCTCCCACGGGACTGGAAACTCCAGGACAGAGACCGTGTGTCTGGTTTGCTCACCGTGGCGGCGCTAGAGCTCGCGTAGTGCCTGGCTCCCCGGCAGGTGCTTACTGAACGTTTGTTGACTGACCACTTTGTGGAAGGCAAATaaatctttgcctttttttaaaaaataccagcttcgttgagatataattcaaatCCTGTGCAGTGTACCTACCTGAAGTGTTCAGTTTGCTGATTGCCGAACCAATGTCAGAACATTTGAATCATCCTGAGAAACCCTGGGACTGGCAAAAATTTGTGACTGGCAAAATCTGGGGGGAAGAGAACCAGAAGCCCCGACATTTATTTGCCTGTCATGGGTCCCCTCACTCGCTGTTCCTCTCATTTGGATAAATCGCTTCTTAATCATTTTTCACTGGGTAGAACTACGTTCCAATGGTGGGAAAAGTGGGGTCTCTCACCCACCCAGGAAACCTGGAAACCCCTCTCCAGCCCCCAGGCCCCGGCGTGTTCTCAGCCACAAAGAGCAAGAACCAATCTTGGCAAGCTCAGTGGGGAAGGAATGTTCTAGAAGAGATTAGGAAGCTCCTGGAAACTCTGAGAGGGCCAGGGTTGGAGATCACGCTGGGGATCTCAGCGCAGAACAAACACATTCCTTGGGTCCCGCGGTGGGAGCTTCTGTCCCTGTCCTTAGGGAGTGTCCCCCACACAGGGGAGGCACATGCACTTGAGAGCCAGAATTGTGGAAAATTCTTATGTGGAAGCTGTAAGCCCTAGTGCCTCAGAATGCACCTGTATTTGGAGGTAGGGTCTCTAAAGAGGGAATTAAGTAAGGCCTTTAGAGTGGGACGTCATCCAATCCTACCGGCGGCTCGATAAAAGACGAGgacacgggggcgcctgggtggctcagtgggttaaagcctctgccttcggctcaggtcatgatctcagggtcctgggatcgagccccgcatcgggctctccgctcaggaggagcctgcttcctcctctctctctgcctgcctctctgcctacttgtgatctctctctgtcaaataaataaatacaatcttaaaaaaaaaaaaaaagacaaggacacGGGCACCAGGGGTGCACGTGCAGAGAGACCGTGGGACCAGGCCGCCACTGGGCAGCCGTGAGGTCgccaaggagagaggtctccAGAGAACCCAACCCTGCCCCCTGGAGCGTGGGCTTCCAGAGTGAGAAAACAGATACTTGGTGTTTGGTTTTGAGTAAGctcccgacgtggggcttgacctcacaacccggAGACAAGGACGGCAGGCTCTACCAACTGGGCCGGCCCGGCACCCCGAGTCTTGTTGGAGCACCCCGGTCTGCGGCATCGAGCTACAGCCGCCTGAGAGGACTAAGCCCCCTGCCATACAGCCCGGTGGGCGATTTGTGGAAGTGGAGCACTTGGGTGTAGGCCGGGGTCCCCCTGCTCGCCGTCCCTGGCCCAGCTTCCTGGgtggcctcccccgcccccacagaagccagaagCCTCTACGGCCACGCCCCGTCCCTCTCCTTCCAACCCTGCGCTGCTCCCCGCCTGGACGCCCCTgactcccagggcagggccccGAGCACGAAACAGAAGCCCGGGGCTCCCCTTTCTGCCGTATTTACTGGGGGAGCCCTAACACATAGCCctgctctggcctcagtttctcctccaCAAAATGAGTGAAGACCTCCGGCTCCTAGGCTCAGACACTCCATCCAGTCCGCCTCCCCGAAACCCCACTCCCTGCGTGTGACACAGGCTAGAGTTACCCACGGGCAAGAATGTGTTGCCCTTGACAACCATTCTTCCCCCTGACTTCTCTCcctgagggacagagaggaatGCCTCATTAGTCATCCTGGCCTCTCCCTCCTGGTCTccagccctgctccctctgctcaccAGCTGAGGCTGCTCAGAGCCCCCACGAGTGTTTCATGGAATCCCCGGGTTCAGCCTTGACCTCCGATCCCTGGGCCTGGAACCCCGTCCTTGTCTGAGCCCCAAATCCGTGGGGCCGGGGCAGTGGGAGAGCCCCCAAGGCACAGAGTGCCATCGGGCAcaggtgggggggatgggcagggggGATGGGGAGCTGAGAGGGGGCTCAAGTCATCAGACATCCCCGGGTGCCTCTTTTGAGTGGGGTCTTCTGATGGCCTATTGGAGGGAGGAGTGGGTAAGGTGCCCACCCTTTTCCCAGCCCCCACTGCCTCCTGAGCTTCTGCCCACAGTGgtcctggcacatagtagcccCTCAGTAAACCGCGCAGCAGGTGCACTGAACATAGTGACTAACAAGGCCCCAGTTTTCCAAGCTCCAGCTGCCCCCTGTCCAGCTGGGGAGATGTaggcccagagcagggaggaCTTGACCCGAGGTTTAGGTGGGTCAGGGATGAGCTCAGGTCGCTGGCCTCTTGGCCCCCAAATTGTGAGATTTCACTCAAAGGAGGCATTCCCTTTATGACTGCAGGTGTGTGATGATTTCATGAGCCCCGGTAGGTGGTGAGCTGCCTGTCTTGAGGGGTGTTCAAGCAGACCTGGGAGGGGCTGGACCACCATGCAGTAGAAAGATTCAGGACCAGGGTGGGGTCAGTGAACTCTGGGGTCTTTCCCCCTTGATATTGGCACGGGGGGGGGTCTCTGTCAACGTTCGGTGAGCGGCCCCAAGGCCACGCTGGTGCAGGCGGAAGGGCCTGGGTTACGTGCACTCCCGCTGTCTGCACCAGGAAACCCCAGACTGCCTACCTGGGGCATCGCTCTGCTGGGGAGGGCGGGGAAGAGCCTGGCCGCCCCTGGAAGGGCCCCACTTCTCCCCCTGCACCTCCACAGGACAGGCTGCGATGGCTACCACGGAGCTAGGGCCTGTTTGGCGACGTGGAGTTGGGTGGGCCTTTGGGAGCCTTTAGCCggctgctctgtgtctgggggGCGGGCAGAAGCCCCACCTCGTCCCATGAGTCACCCCAAAGGTACAAGGCAGGTTAGGTCCTTGGGAACAGACAATTCGATCTGGCTTGGCctgcccccctacccccacccagtCCCTCTGGGCATTCCGGGCCCCCACCCTTCATGCTAGGACTCACTGGGGCTGGGGACATCTGGACCAGGAAGCGGGGACACAGCAGAGAAGCTGGCTTCTACCCTGACCCCACAACATGGTAGCTGTCAGTCCAATCCTGTAAAGCAAGATGGTACCCACGGGCCAACTGGCTGGGTACACAGCAGGGAGGGCTCCATATTCGCAGTCAATATTCGCTCAGCAATGACGCCAGACCCCGGGCCCGGCGCTGGGACATGGTGGTGGACTTACCATTAGCGGAGAAGAGACGCATTCATCAAATGACGATACAGACAGTATAGTTGGGGGAAATCATTTATACTGTGTCGAGTAGCATGTAGGGTAAAGTTGTCTGGCTGAAATGgccagacaggggcacctggctggctcagttgttaaacgtccACCctcggctcagatcctgatcccagggtcctgggatcgagccccgcattgggaccTCATACTTGTGCCTGGCAGGACAAAGTGAGCCGGTGGTACCCCAAGTGGGCTGTGGACACCCCTGGTATGTATGGGAGCTTGTCCTGGGCTAAGCTGAGAGGGGACCTTGAGAACTGCCTTTGTCCTTGGTGCATgaaaaaaatggcatttcaaaTCACTAGGGGacaaagaatactttttttagGTATTGTACGTTTTTTCTAGtttgggcttttttgtttttgccttttttttttttttaagtaagctctatacccaacatggggcttgaactcacaaccccacgATCAACAGCCACATGCTCTATGCGCTGAGCTAGCCAGGCCTCCCAGTTTGGGGGTTTTTATGGACGCTTCATTATGTACGCATCATCGATTGAGCCGTTGGCCACTGGGGATTAATTCGACCACCAGCCCAAGTCCTCTctctggaagaaggaaggaaggggcagaaagttccaaTCTTCTCCTCAGGCTGCTTCCCTGGGCCACCAGCCCCCGACCTGGGATTCCCTAGGAGCTTTCCAAATGTCACGTCGTTGacataaactcaggtgtggtcGAAAGGGGCTCGTTATGAAAAACAGAAGCGTATTTCCCGTTTACCACGGCAGAGCTCTTTGAGGAAACCGAAGACACCCCTCTGGGCTCTTTGTGTGGGGCGCCACAGACCAAGACCACCGTGTATCTCCCAGCAGCCACTGGTGAGTGATACGGGGACGTACACCAAACCGAGGACAGAGAGGGCCTGACGgtagaggcaggagagggagcgACATGGGCGGGAAGAGGGAAAATACAAGAGAAATCTCAGGGCCACGTGCAGAGTGTGGGCCACGATGTTCCCACAGGTCCCCCAGGGCAACACAGATCTAAGAGGGACAGAGTCCTGCGTCGGCCGGACCTGGACCCGGGACCAGTCTCCACTGGGTGGCAGGAAGGTCCTCTCTCTCTCGGTTGGGCCTTGGTTTCTCATCTGTGTAATGAGATCAGCCAGAACGCccgccctggggcgcctgggtggctcagtgggttaagcctctgcctttggctcaggtcatgatctcagggtcctgggatcgagccccgcatcgggctctctgctctgcagggagcctgcttcctcctctctctctgcctgcctctctgcctacttgtgatctctgtctgtcaaatgaatagataaaatcttctaaaaaaagcaaaacaaaacaaaacacctgcacTGCCCACTTCTGGGGAGCCCAGGAGATGAGTCGCCTTCAAGAAGATGAAGCAAGCTCTCCCCGTTATGATGTCCGCTCTCaatgcctttattatttttttttaaagaaatttttttttttttaatttgacagagagaaatcacaccaggcagagaggcaggcagagacagagagaggaggaagcaggctccccgcagagcagagagcccgatgtggggctcgatcccaggaccctgggatcatgacctgagacgaaggcagaggccccaacccactgagccacccaggcacccctctcaatGCCTTTAGAAGGTAGAGAGGGGGAGCCtgactgtggctcaggtcatgatccggggatcctgggatcgagccccgcatcgggctccctgctcagcggggatcctgcttctccctctctctctgcctgcctctctgcctgcttgcgcaCTCTCTCGGTCcaacaaacacataaaatctaagaaaaaagaagtttacaaaaataaaaagcggGGGACTTAAAGAAAGCCCTCCTAGGGCTGGGTCTGACCAAGACCCTTGGGTTggccccccactctcctcccctccccgcacCCCGCGAGTATGGGAGGGCCAGGAGCCGGGCACAGGTGTGTGCGGTGATGATGCACTTGAGGTCAACAGCACGTGACTTCACAGCGATTGGAAGACGGACATGCGCGCCTGGGGCCAGGCGAGCGTTTGGGGGAGGCGCCAAGGCCAACCAGAGCCCGTTTCTGGCACCGCCAACCCCTGGGGTAAGTAGGACTGAAGGTCGCTGGGATTTGCTAAGTAGCAGGGCCTCGGGGAGGAGACTGGCTGAGTGGCAGGAGCCTTGAAGAGGTCCTCTCGGTGGCCCTTCAGTGGCGGACCAGACTCACCCTGCTGTTCTCGGCCTTCCCTGAGCTTTTGCTCTGGTTTCCGCCCCCAGTTTCCCTGGCGCTGAGTCAATCACGAATGGAAATGCAGTGATTTCAAATCTTGAAAAGTCTGAAACGTTCTGCTGGCGTGTCCGAGTAGAGGTGGTCACAAAATATCTAgcaggcttggggcgcctgggtggctcagtgggttaagcctctgcctctggctcgggtcatgatctcagggtcctgggatcgagccccgcatcaggctctctgctcagcggggagcctgcttcctcctctgtctctgcctgcctctctgcctgcttgtgatctccgcctgtcaaataaataaataaaatctttaaaaaaaaaatctagcaggCAATTACATAGCTGGTGGGAGTGTTTACCCCTTTTGAAGTTCACCATAATAGGCAGTTGGCATCATGTAAGaactctggggggaaaaaataggGTATGTGGGCTGGCAATCCAACAGCATGTAAACGCATTATAAAaactcaagaatatttataattgtttcaaAAGTgtgtttgaggggcgcctgggcgctGCAATTGCCTaggggtctgactcttggtttcggctccggttgtgatcttggggtcattagattgagccccgcattgggccctgtactcagtgtggaatctgcctgggattctctctctctccctctcccagtgcccctcccactcatgctcacatgctcgctcgctctctctctctttgtctcaaataaataaataaatattcaggggaaaaaattagataaataaataagtaaatttttttttaaagattttatttatttgatagagaaagatcacaagtaggcagagaggcaggcagagagagagaggaggaagcaggctctctgctgagcagagagcccgatgcggggctcgatcccaggaccctgagatcatgacctgagccaaaggcagcggctcaatccactgagccacccaggcgcccaggagttTGGGTTTTAAGAGACTGGCTCTGGCCAGGGGCAGAGGTTGGGCTGAGAAGGGCTGGTGCTTGGGGCAGGGGGTGCCCATGAGGGGCTTCTGCTCCAATCCGGGTGAAAGATGGTCCGTGAGCGCTCGGCCCTACCCCCTATCCTGGCCCCAGACCCCATCTGGGACCCTTCTGTCCCGGGAAGAGTTGCCCTGTCTTGGCAGCAGCCagagctggaggaggaagagagagcaggtcACCTGGATGAGGAGAGGAGGACGGGTGGTGTTGGGGAGCCCCCCTCCAGAGCCTGGGCTGCAGGGAGTGCCCCTGAGCTTGCCTTTGGGTGTGACTGTCCCATCCAggctctgcccccccacccccccggctgGCTGGGCTGATCTTGGACAGGCCCCTTGAGGGTAACTCCCTTcagcacgggggtggggggggtgggagggtagggaggggtggggggggctctaGGTGCTGGGCTGGGATTGTTGGCAGGACTGTCACTGGGGCTCCCTGGATCGGAAGCTACGCCTCCTTCCTGGGGGCCCTCCCTGGCCAGGCCCTCCTGGAGTCAAGGGTGGGAGGGTCCGGGCTTGTCCTGGGCCGCAGCTGCTGATTGTTCTTTTCAGACCCCTCCCTGGGATGCCAGATCCGTAGGGCCAGAAGATTCTGCCCCCGAACCTGTCCAACCAGTTGTTTGGGGAGAGGGGGCACCTCCTGGGAGGAGTGGCGGAAAGTGCCCGAAACAGACTCCTCCATCCCCTAGCCGACAGCCGAGGCTCTGGGACGCTGGAGACGGATGCTGGGACAGACAGCTGGTCAGATGCTCTGCCTGCCCACGGGGCTCAGTGGGGGTCAGTATTGGCCGCTGATGCCACTGTTGCTGTTGCTGACCGGCCTCCATCAGGGGACAGGCCTGGGTGAGTGAAGGGGGCCGGGGCACCGTGCCTCCGGCTTCAGGAGGACAGACCCACCTCCCCCAGCCGCCTTCCGAGCCCCAAGTGTGGGGACTGGGTCCTGGGTGGGTCTGGGTGTGACCACCAGAGAGGTCACAAGACAGACACCTGTCCCCACGGGAGAGTGGACAatgcttcctccctctttttaGGGTTCTCATCCCCACGCATCCTGAACCCCCTTCCATTCTCGCCAgtgcccccctccttcccctccttcctgtccctgaGGGGAGGCTCAAAGACAAAGACAATGCCCCCAAGGAAGCTTTCCTGGGGTGCAGGACACTGTGGGCTCTTAAACTGGAGGCGCTTAGAGGGGTGGCCTCCCCCCCATCTGggcttctcccctccttctcccttgtTAAGTGGACAGTAAGTGCCTGCTGTATGCAGGGTCCCCGGGGCCTCAGAGACAGAAGCGGGGGGCTCTGAGGAAGGAGAGGTCTGGCCTTGACCCTTTGGAGCGgaatgaaatggaaatgaatCATACCAACCGAGAGAGGGAGAGGCTTCTGGAAACTGGCAGGAAAGCCGCCTCCCCTTTCTGCTGCCCTCCAGGGTTGGGGgctggagagaggaggggcagtgTCCTCAGGGGAGCCTTCTGGGCACCGAAattgagtccccccccccccccgccatctcTGGCCCAggcttccctgcccttccccaagCGAGGCTgtaaggggcagagaggaggataAGATCCAGAAGGGGAAGGTacctggggcggggtgggggacggcagagcactgggtggggagaagaggataTCCTCCCTCTCAGCCAGGACACCTCCTGGACGCACACGTCTGGGCCTGGGGTCTTGGTGGGGACCTTTCTGTGTCACCCCCCATCCTCCCAAGCCGCTCATTCCTCTCTTCAGGCAAACCAGCCCGGATCATGGGGGTGGCGGTGGAGGGACTGGAGAGGCGGGTAAACGGACGCCCAGAGAGTGCCAGAGCTCAAGGTCACTGGACCTTGTCAAGTCCAGTCTAGGGTTTAGGCTCAGGCTCCCCGAAATCGGAGTCTCACCCCAACAAGGGCTAAGACCCCTTCCCCACAACTGTGTAtgctgctgggggcggggcctcctGTGCCGCCAAGCCCTCCCCGGGCCCCGCCCAAGGCAGGGACCCCAGTGACAGGTGCGGCAggacctccctcctgccctcccacagTGCCTACCCCGAGTAAGCCAgcaaggcagggggcaggggctggactCAGGCCACCCACCCGTGTCCCACGGGCACAGACTTGTTAGGGAGCCCTCCCCATTAGTGTTTGCCCGCAGCTTCCAGGAGGAGCCTCCAGGCCTCCCTCAGATTGGGGATCCCAAATCCAGTCTGTGTCTTCCCCCTCAGACTGGGTCCTCAGATTGGGGCTTCCAGGACCACCACTCCTCCCTCAGACAGGGGCTTCCAGGCCCACGACTCCTCCCTCAGACTGGGCTGTGGGGGCTTGGTTGTCCTGTTGAGCCCCTTCTGTCTGCCCCAGAGCGCATCCGCTATGTGCCCCAGCTCGCAAGCCCCAGCCTGGCAGGGACCCTCACCCAGTCTACCTTCACGCTGGAGCAGCCAAAGGGGCAGTTCAGTCTCCTCAACATCTCTGACTTGGACGCCATCTGGCTGGTGGTGGCCCACAGCAATGGTGGGTGCTGCGGGGGCACAGGCCTTGGTTTTCCCTCTGTGAGATGGGCGGGAAGCCTGGGAGGAGCCGCaggtctggggggaggggaggcaggtctGGGGGTGGGATGTGGCAGGAGGGCTGTCTGGCCTGGCGGGAGGGGGTGGACCCCTCGCCCCCCAGCAGCCCATGCCATCTGACTGGCGGCTACCCTCAGCCACCCAGAGCTTCACAGCCCCACAGAGGGTTGAGGACACCCCGGCCCCTGCCGACTTCACCCGGAGGGGCTACTACGTCACACTGATGGCCCACCGGGGCCTCTACCCGGGCAACCAGACTGGGAACCAGCTCCGGGTCCTCCGCGTTGGTAATGACACCAGCTGCTCCCTGGCCAAACGGGGCTGCAACGCCCCgctgccgggcccgggcccctaCCGGTGAGCTACCGCCGGGCCCTAACCTGAGCCTGGGGCAGCTCCCAGTGGTCGGTGGGAAGGTCTTGGGGaaattctcccttctttctccagCAGAGGGCCCCCCACTTGACCCTCAGCCCCCCTGGACCCAGCAGGTGGAGTTTCTCTGTCCAGACAGGGTGGGCCCCAGTCCCATGTCCCCTCACTCGGGGCTTGAGTCCCGGATGCTGAGTGCTGGGGATCTAGACCATTCCACGCACACATTTCCTACGTGAGGACtttaaggcccagagagggtgaggGAAGCACCCAGGGCTACACAGCTGGGAAATGTCACAGCTGGAAGTGGAGCCCCTTCTGGAGGGTTCTAAGGCTGGCTTTTAGGTCCTGTCTCCTCTTCCCCACACCCCCCAGGCTCTGGGAGTCAAGAAGTCAGACAGACAGGTGCCAGGGGCCAGAGGCCTCACCCCCGGTCCTGGGTCTCTTTCTCAGAGTGAAGTTCCTGGTGATGAGTGACAGGGGACCTGTGGCTGAGACCGAGTGGTCCAGCGAGACCCGCCTGCAGCAAGGTATGGGGTGTGGGGGAGAAAACACTGGGGCTAGGGGCTGCGGGGCCTGGGGGGGCTCCcaaggctgggctgggctggggagaaTGGGCCAGCCCCCCATCAGAGGCATCACTACCACTGAGCTGTCTGCAGGTGCTCGGGGCCccaagctggggagagggagggttgGTCTGGAGGCTGTTCCAGGTCCCCTTGCTCAGGTCAGGTCTCTCCTCCCTGGGGCGCCCCCTTCACGCCCCTCAGCTGAGGCACTGCAGGCTGCCCCAGGGCCCCAAAGCGCGGGCACCGTGGTCATCGTCGCCATTCTGTCTGTCCTGCTGGCTGTCCTCCTCACTGCCCTCCTTGCTCTGCTCATCTACACCTGGTAAGTGGACAGGGTCTCGGCCcccctgggaggggtggggtctcTGACTGGAACCACCTcttatgcccctccccctccctaccCAGACGACCGCAGGTCgcgggggtgtgggtgtgtgtgcaggcacgAACCCCTCCTCCTTcgtccctctctgcctgcctgttgcCCCCGTCGGAGACGGAGGTGGCAGGGGCGTGTCCGCGCTCTCGGAGCGCGCACCACTCGCCCCCTGGCGGCAGCAGCCGGAATTGCGAGTGGGGGGCTCGCAGCAGACACCCCAGTGGGATACATCCAAGGGGAGAATTGCTTTTAGTCCAAGTCCTGAGTTTTGCCTCCAGACTTCATCTGGAGCTCGATGCTGGGGCCTGGTGAGCCGGAGGTGCCTGCAACTTcctagaggaaaggggaaggctGGTGTGGGTTGGatttggggaagggaggaggagagcagttctgggagggagagggactgcCTGGTGGGGGAG is a window of Meles meles chromosome 21, mMelMel3.1 paternal haplotype, whole genome shotgun sequence DNA encoding:
- the UPK3BL2 gene encoding uroplakin-3b-like protein 2; translation: MLGQTAGQMLCLPTGLSGGQYWPLMPLLLLLTGLHQGTGLDWGFQDHHSSLRQGLPGPRLLPQTGLWGLGCPVEPLLSAPERIRYVPQLASPSLAGTLTQSTFTLEQPKGQFSLLNISDLDAIWLVVAHSNATQSFTAPQRVEDTPAPADFTRRGYYVTLMAHRGLYPGNQTGNQLRVLRVGNDTSCSLAKRGCNAPLPGPGPYRVKFLVMSDRGPVAETEWSSETRLQQAEALQAAPGPQSAGTVVIVAILSVLLAVLLTALLALLIYTCYDTCGSTPISGPEPSVCVRRYDTHHVTSPPATGGS